From Chryseobacterium joostei, the proteins below share one genomic window:
- a CDS encoding thioredoxin family protein, with protein MKKLTLIAFLGLSTFAFSQDVKNSPDKGKQKTALIVPTEQKELDAKKKAAEEKAKLPKPYNPKADAQADIKKLVAQAKKEGKNIMIQAGGNWCIWCLRFNNFVQESPELKGIVDKNFLYYHLNFSPDNKNEKVFAQYDNPGEKYGYPVFIVLDQNGKMIKVQQSDVFEEGKGYSSEKVKEFFNTWKPKG; from the coding sequence ATGAAAAAATTGACATTGATCGCTTTTCTGGGACTAAGCACTTTTGCTTTTTCGCAGGATGTAAAGAATTCCCCGGACAAAGGGAAGCAAAAGACAGCTCTTATTGTACCGACGGAACAGAAAGAATTGGATGCAAAGAAAAAAGCAGCTGAAGAAAAAGCTAAACTTCCTAAGCCTTATAACCCAAAAGCAGATGCTCAGGCAGACATCAAGAAACTGGTTGCCCAAGCTAAAAAAGAGGGAAAAAATATTATGATCCAGGCCGGAGGAAACTGGTGTATCTGGTGTCTTCGTTTTAATAATTTTGTACAGGAAAGCCCTGAGTTAAAAGGAATTGTAGATAAAAACTTTTTATATTATCATTTAAATTTTTCTCCGGATAATAAAAATGAAAAAGTTTTTGCTCAATATGATAATCCTGGTGAAAAATATGGATACCCAGTGTTTATCGTTTTGGACCAAAATGGTAAAATGATAAAGGTTCAGCAAAGTGATGTATTTGAAGAGGGGAAAGGATACAGTTCAGAAAAGGTAAAAGAGTTCTTTAATACTTGGAAGCCTAAAGGATAA
- a CDS encoding lysophospholipid acyltransferase family protein, with protein MSFLIKILYFISKLPLKVLYIFSDVMFFLNYYLVGYRKAVITQNLRNSFPEKSEEEIRKIRKAFYRNFSDYLVETIKSFSISETESRVRMQHINQDVFHDIQKEGKNIILLAGHVFNWEWINALARIVPQKHCHPVYRKVNSDFWENQMKKVRNKFGNEALEANEVILNIFRNKNDGDSIYMFVADQTPHSSHVNYGLEFLNQKTPVFIGYDKLATRMDLAFIYCEMKKVKRGYYQVNYYRIYPDNEKFVEHEVVKKFHKMLENTLHKHPDNYLWSHRKWKYQDSIKTYDSEKK; from the coding sequence ATGAGCTTCTTAATTAAAATATTATATTTCATCTCAAAACTTCCGCTTAAAGTATTATATATTTTCTCGGACGTTATGTTCTTTCTAAACTACTATCTGGTAGGTTACAGAAAGGCAGTTATTACCCAAAACCTGAGAAACTCCTTTCCTGAAAAGTCTGAGGAGGAAATCCGAAAAATACGAAAGGCATTCTATCGTAATTTTTCCGATTATCTGGTAGAAACAATAAAATCATTCAGCATTTCTGAAACGGAATCCAGAGTAAGAATGCAGCACATCAACCAGGATGTGTTTCATGATATCCAAAAGGAGGGCAAAAATATTATTTTGCTGGCAGGACATGTTTTTAATTGGGAATGGATTAATGCCTTGGCAAGAATTGTTCCTCAAAAGCACTGTCACCCTGTATACAGGAAAGTAAACAGTGATTTTTGGGAAAACCAAATGAAGAAGGTCCGTAATAAATTCGGAAATGAGGCCCTGGAAGCTAATGAAGTGATTCTTAATATTTTTAGAAATAAAAATGACGGAGATTCTATTTATATGTTTGTGGCAGACCAAACTCCACATTCTTCCCACGTCAATTACGGACTAGAATTTCTTAACCAAAAAACTCCTGTCTTCATAGGCTATGATAAGCTGGCAACAAGAATGGATCTTGCCTTTATCTACTGTGAAATGAAGAAAGTAAAACGTGGCTACTATCAGGTCAATTACTATAGAATATATCCGGACAATGAAAAGTTTGTGGAACATGAGGTGGTAAAGAAGTTCCACAAAATGCTGGAAAACACTCTACACAAGCATCCGGACAATTATCTTTGGTCTCACAGGAAGTGGAAGTATCAGGATTCTATCAAGACCTATGATTCTGAAAAAAAATAG
- a CDS encoding glycosyltransferase family 2 protein encodes MQKKLAVAILNWNGRNWLEKFLPSVVQFSQNADIYVIDNLSTDDSLEFLSSQFPGVKIIKNTSNHGFAGGYNEGLKEIKNEYYCLLNSDVEVTENWIEPALELLEKDSSISAVQPKILSYNNKNYFEFAGAAGGLIDNLGYPYCRGRIFDDLEEDKGQYDDETEIFWASGCCFFIRSKDFWEQNGFDARFFAHQEEIDLCWRLINSGKKIFYTGTSKVYHVGGGTLNKQSAQKTYLNIRNNLSMMLKNLPFPKLIWLIFFRLCLDGVAGIYFGLKNGFPHLWAVVRAHFGFYGQLPGTWKLRQKHQKDKFYQSEWLIFKHFLGGK; translated from the coding sequence ATGCAGAAAAAACTGGCTGTTGCCATCTTAAACTGGAACGGAAGAAACTGGCTTGAGAAATTTCTTCCAAGTGTAGTTCAATTTTCCCAAAATGCAGATATTTATGTCATTGACAATCTTTCTACTGATGATTCGCTAGAATTTTTGAGTAGTCAATTTCCCGGTGTAAAAATTATTAAAAACACTAGTAATCATGGTTTTGCAGGCGGTTATAATGAAGGGCTAAAGGAAATTAAGAATGAATATTACTGTCTTCTTAATTCTGATGTAGAAGTTACAGAAAACTGGATAGAGCCTGCACTGGAACTCCTTGAAAAAGATTCCTCAATCTCTGCAGTTCAACCAAAAATTTTATCTTACAACAATAAAAATTATTTTGAGTTTGCCGGAGCTGCCGGAGGATTGATTGATAACTTAGGCTATCCATACTGTAGAGGTCGTATTTTCGATGATCTGGAGGAAGATAAAGGACAATACGATGATGAAACAGAAATTTTCTGGGCTTCAGGATGTTGTTTTTTTATCCGTTCAAAAGATTTTTGGGAACAGAATGGTTTTGATGCAAGATTTTTTGCTCATCAGGAAGAAATTGATCTTTGCTGGAGGCTTATTAATTCAGGAAAAAAGATTTTTTATACCGGAACATCTAAAGTATATCATGTAGGAGGCGGAACTTTAAACAAACAAAGTGCCCAAAAGACTTATTTAAACATCAGAAACAACCTGTCTATGATGCTTAAAAACCTTCCTTTTCCTAAACTAATCTGGCTGATTTTTTTCAGGCTTTGTCTGGATGGAGTTGCCGGGATCTACTTTGGCTTAAAAAATGGATTCCCTCACCTTTGGGCTGTTGTAAGAGCTCATTTTGGCTTTTACGGACAACTTCCGGGTACATGGAAACTTCGTCAAAAACATCAGAAAGACAAATTCTACCAATCGGAATGGTTAATTTTTAAACATTTTTTGGGAGGAAAATAG
- a CDS encoding 3'-5' exonuclease, protein MDFCAIDFETATHEKSSACEMGICIVQDSKIVETKTWLIKPPSFPYFNKFNIAVHGIHPEDVKDAPTFDEIWHEAQEMMYGTLMIAHNAGFDASVLRGCLEHYGMFTPNLNYLCSIQLAKKSWNYLPKYGLKPLAEYHNIDFNHHRAGADAEVCAKISLLAFEKLFLTSNDEVQEYMKAKIKRL, encoded by the coding sequence ATGGATTTTTGTGCTATAGATTTTGAAACCGCTACTCATGAGAAAAGTTCTGCATGTGAGATGGGAATTTGTATTGTACAGGATTCTAAAATTGTAGAAACTAAAACGTGGCTGATTAAACCTCCAAGTTTTCCCTATTTTAATAAGTTCAATATTGCCGTGCACGGGATTCATCCGGAAGATGTGAAAGATGCACCTACCTTTGACGAAATATGGCATGAAGCTCAGGAAATGATGTACGGAACATTAATGATTGCTCACAACGCAGGTTTCGATGCATCTGTATTAAGGGGATGCCTGGAACATTATGGAATGTTTACGCCCAATCTGAACTATCTTTGTAGCATTCAGCTTGCGAAAAAATCATGGAATTATCTTCCAAAATACGGTTTAAAGCCTCTTGCTGAATATCATAACATTGATTTCAACCACCACAGAGCCGGAGCTGATGCAGAAGTGTGTGCAAAGATCTCTTTACTGGCATTTGAGAAACTCTTCCTCACCAGCAATGATGAAGTACAAGAGTATATGAAAGCAAAAATCAAAAGACTGTAG
- the apaG gene encoding Co2+/Mg2+ efflux protein ApaG, protein MMFSKMTSNIKVSVIPEYDSKNSYPSENRYVFKYNITIENDGSFPIKVLKRKWLIFDVGFGYTEIIGDGIIGLTPEIGTGENFAYFSNVMLRSGVGNMSGKYLVKNLETQETFEIDIPKFNLLSEVLSN, encoded by the coding sequence ATGATGTTTTCAAAAATGACTTCCAATATCAAAGTTTCAGTAATACCTGAATATGATAGCAAGAATAGTTATCCATCCGAAAACCGTTATGTTTTTAAATACAATATTACTATAGAAAATGACGGAAGCTTTCCTATAAAAGTATTGAAAAGAAAATGGTTAATCTTCGATGTAGGATTTGGATACACAGAGATCATAGGTGACGGAATAATAGGTCTGACTCCTGAGATCGGAACCGGCGAAAATTTCGCTTACTTTTCCAATGTAATGCTTCGTTCCGGAGTAGGAAATATGAGCGGAAAATACCTTGTTAAAAACCTGGAAACACAGGAAACTTTCGAGATAGACATTCCAAAGTTTAATCTGCTCTCTGAAGTTTTAAGTAACTAG
- the odhB gene encoding 2-oxoglutarate dehydrogenase complex dihydrolipoyllysine-residue succinyltransferase, translating into MSVLEMKVPSPGESITEVEIATWLVKDGDYVEKDQPIAEVDSDKATLELPAEQSGIITLKAEEGDVVQVGQVVCLIDMDAAKPEGGAPAAEAPKTEEAPKAAEPAKQEAPKPAAPVAAPQTYATGAPSPAAKKILDEKGMAAGQVSGTGRDGRITKTDAELAAVPALGGSPMTATGARTTTTTKLSVLRRKIAQRLVSVKNETAMLTTFNEVDMSEIFRLRKLYKEEFAQKHGVGLGFMSFFTKAVTRALQMYPDVNASIDGDFKINYDFCDISIAVSGPKGLMVPVLRNAENMSFSGVEANIKDLATKVRDGKITVDEMTGGTFTITNGGTFGSMLSTPIINPPQSAILGMHNIIQRPVAVDGQVVIRPMMYVAMSYDHRIIDGKESVGFLVAVKEGIDNPVEILMGGDERKGLGL; encoded by the coding sequence ATGTCAGTTTTAGAAATGAAAGTTCCTTCACCGGGAGAATCCATTACAGAAGTTGAAATTGCAACTTGGCTTGTAAAAGATGGTGATTATGTAGAAAAAGATCAACCTATCGCTGAAGTAGACTCAGATAAAGCAACTCTTGAATTACCTGCAGAACAAAGTGGTATCATCACTTTAAAAGCAGAAGAAGGTGATGTAGTACAAGTAGGTCAGGTAGTTTGTTTAATTGATATGGATGCTGCTAAACCAGAAGGTGGTGCACCTGCTGCTGAAGCTCCAAAGACAGAAGAAGCTCCAAAGGCTGCTGAACCAGCTAAACAAGAGGCTCCAAAACCAGCTGCACCAGTTGCTGCGCCACAAACTTACGCAACAGGGGCTCCATCTCCGGCTGCTAAGAAAATCCTTGACGAAAAAGGAATGGCTGCAGGTCAGGTTTCAGGAACTGGAAGAGACGGAAGAATCACTAAGACTGATGCTGAATTAGCGGCTGTTCCTGCATTAGGAGGAAGCCCTATGACTGCTACAGGTGCTAGAACGACTACAACTACTAAACTTTCAGTTCTAAGAAGAAAAATCGCTCAAAGATTAGTTTCTGTGAAGAACGAAACAGCGATGTTAACTACTTTCAACGAAGTTGACATGTCTGAAATCTTCAGATTAAGAAAGTTATATAAAGAAGAATTTGCTCAAAAACACGGAGTAGGACTTGGTTTCATGTCTTTCTTTACAAAAGCAGTGACAAGAGCATTACAAATGTATCCGGATGTAAACGCATCTATCGATGGAGATTTCAAAATAAACTATGATTTCTGCGATATTTCAATTGCAGTTTCAGGTCCTAAAGGATTAATGGTTCCTGTATTGAGAAATGCAGAAAACATGTCTTTCAGTGGAGTTGAAGCAAACATCAAGGATCTTGCTACAAAAGTAAGAGACGGTAAGATTACTGTTGATGAAATGACTGGTGGTACTTTCACGATTACAAATGGTGGTACTTTCGGATCTATGTTATCTACACCAATCATCAACCCTCCACAATCTGCTATCCTTGGAATGCACAACATTATCCAGAGACCAGTTGCTGTTGACGGACAAGTTGTAATCAGACCAATGATGTATGTTGCAATGTCTTATGACCACAGAATTATCGATGGTAAAGAATCTGTAGGGTTCCTTGTAGCGGTAAAAGAAGGTATCGACAATCCTGTTGAAATATTAATGGGGGGTGACGAAAGAAAAGGCCTTGGTTTATAG
- a CDS encoding 2-oxoglutarate dehydrogenase E1 component: protein MDRFSFLNAAHSQLIEDLYQQYLKFPDSLEPSWKAFFQGFDFALENYGDDDNIQFIQAPANAAPAVQQISQAVTNGEVPEHIKKEFKVVNLIEAYRTRGHLFTKTNPVRERRHYTPTLDIENFGLSKEDLNTKFNCAVETGMKEPATLADLIKHLENIYCDSIGVEYTYINNVEEKDFIKKWLQVNENHASLSANEKTEILLKLNQAVAFENYLHTKFVGQKRFSLEGGESLIPALDQLISRSSQLGVDEVVLGMAHRGRLNVLSNIFGKSYKQIFSEFEGKEFEEDVFSGDVKYHLGSSKKIKTASGEEVCINLTPNPSHLETVAALVEGICRAKVDDKYKDYSKVLPIIIHGDGAIAGQGIAYEVAQMMTLEGYRTGGTVHIVVNNQVSFTTNFHDARSSTYCTDIAKVTESPVMHVNADDAEAVVHAIHFAADFRAKFGKDVYIDLLGYRKYGHNEGDEPRFTQPNLYKAISKHPNPREIYKDKLINDSVISNDIIKKMEVDFKALLDKDFDASKEIEKNVMDLFMAEDWVNYPIGKRGVTQLPVDTKYDLAKLKELALTMSTLPADKKFINKITRLFENRIKAINGNSLDWALGEWLAYATLLVEGHNVRISGEDVERGTFSHRHAVVKTEDTEEEYIPLRHVSESRFDVFNSHLSEYGVLGFDYGYAMASPNTLTIWEAQFGDFVNGAQIIVDQYLAAAEEKWKLQNGLVMLLPHGSEGQGAEHSSARLERFLTLCANENMVVANITSPANYFHLLRRQLKWAFRKPLIVMSPKSLLRHPKVVSPLEDFATGSFQPILDDPTADPKKVEKLVLCSGKLYFELLAKKEELNCENIALVRFEQLYPLQTDAIEAIFSKYENRTQLVWAQEEPENMGAWSYILRNFRDTGIQVVSPVPSGAPAPGSHKMFEKNQNAVINRVFDRDDAPAKRPVTA from the coding sequence ATGGACAGATTTTCATTCCTAAACGCAGCTCATTCTCAGTTAATTGAGGATTTATACCAACAGTACTTAAAATTCCCAGATTCTTTAGAACCATCATGGAAAGCTTTCTTTCAAGGCTTCGATTTTGCTTTGGAGAATTATGGAGATGACGATAACATCCAATTTATTCAGGCTCCGGCCAACGCTGCTCCTGCAGTACAACAAATTTCTCAGGCAGTAACAAACGGAGAAGTTCCTGAACACATTAAGAAAGAGTTTAAAGTAGTAAACCTTATCGAGGCTTACAGAACAAGAGGGCACTTGTTTACAAAAACGAATCCAGTTAGAGAAAGAAGACACTACACACCTACTTTGGACATCGAGAACTTCGGTCTTTCTAAAGAGGATTTAAATACAAAATTCAACTGTGCAGTTGAAACAGGAATGAAAGAGCCTGCTACTCTTGCTGATCTTATCAAGCACCTGGAAAATATCTACTGTGATTCTATCGGAGTAGAATATACATACATCAACAATGTTGAAGAAAAAGATTTCATTAAGAAATGGCTTCAGGTAAACGAAAACCATGCAAGCCTTTCTGCAAATGAAAAAACAGAAATCTTATTAAAATTAAATCAGGCTGTTGCCTTTGAAAACTATCTTCATACAAAATTTGTAGGTCAGAAAAGATTCTCACTAGAAGGAGGAGAGTCGTTAATCCCGGCTTTAGATCAGTTGATCTCAAGATCTTCTCAATTAGGAGTAGATGAAGTAGTATTAGGAATGGCCCACAGAGGAAGATTAAATGTATTATCAAACATCTTCGGAAAATCTTACAAGCAGATCTTCTCAGAATTTGAAGGAAAAGAATTCGAAGAGGATGTATTCTCTGGTGACGTTAAATATCACTTAGGATCATCTAAAAAGATCAAAACTGCTTCAGGAGAAGAAGTTTGCATTAACCTTACTCCTAACCCGTCTCACCTTGAAACAGTAGCCGCTCTTGTAGAGGGAATCTGCCGTGCAAAAGTAGATGATAAGTATAAAGATTATTCTAAAGTACTACCAATCATCATTCACGGAGATGGAGCTATTGCAGGACAAGGTATTGCTTACGAAGTAGCGCAGATGATGACTCTTGAAGGATACAGAACAGGAGGTACTGTTCACATCGTTGTAAACAACCAGGTATCTTTCACCACAAACTTCCATGACGCAAGATCTTCAACATACTGTACAGACATTGCAAAAGTTACAGAATCTCCTGTAATGCACGTAAATGCTGACGATGCTGAAGCAGTAGTTCATGCGATCCATTTTGCTGCTGATTTCAGAGCTAAGTTTGGAAAAGATGTTTATATCGACCTTTTAGGATACAGAAAATATGGACATAACGAAGGAGATGAGCCAAGATTTACACAACCTAATCTTTACAAAGCTATTTCCAAGCATCCAAACCCAAGAGAAATCTATAAAGATAAATTAATCAACGATAGCGTAATCTCTAATGACATCATCAAAAAGATGGAAGTTGACTTCAAGGCTCTTTTAGATAAAGACTTTGATGCTTCCAAGGAGATTGAGAAAAACGTAATGGATTTATTTATGGCTGAAGATTGGGTAAATTATCCAATTGGAAAAAGAGGAGTAACTCAATTACCGGTTGATACAAAATATGACCTGGCTAAATTGAAAGAGTTAGCCCTTACAATGTCTACACTTCCTGCAGATAAAAAATTCATCAATAAAATTACAAGACTTTTCGAAAACCGTATCAAGGCTATTAATGGAAATTCATTAGACTGGGCGTTAGGAGAGTGGTTAGCATATGCTACACTTCTTGTAGAAGGTCACAACGTAAGAATCTCTGGGGAAGATGTTGAAAGAGGAACATTCTCTCACAGACATGCAGTAGTAAAAACAGAAGACACAGAAGAAGAATATATCCCATTAAGACATGTTTCAGAAAGCAGATTTGATGTATTCAACTCTCACCTTTCAGAATATGGTGTTCTAGGTTTCGACTATGGATATGCAATGGCTTCTCCAAATACATTAACAATCTGGGAAGCTCAGTTCGGAGATTTCGTGAACGGAGCTCAGATCATCGTTGACCAGTATTTAGCTGCTGCAGAAGAAAAATGGAAACTTCAAAACGGATTGGTAATGTTATTGCCTCACGGTTCAGAAGGTCAGGGTGCAGAACACTCTTCAGCAAGATTGGAGAGATTCTTAACACTTTGTGCTAATGAAAATATGGTAGTTGCTAACATTACTTCACCAGCCAACTACTTCCACCTATTGAGAAGACAATTGAAGTGGGCATTCAGAAAACCATTGATCGTAATGAGCCCTAAATCTTTATTGAGACACCCGAAAGTAGTTTCTCCACTTGAAGATTTTGCAACAGGTTCATTCCAGCCGATTTTAGATGATCCAACTGCAGATCCTAAAAAAGTAGAGAAATTAGTTCTTTGTTCAGGTAAATTATACTTCGAATTATTAGCGAAGAAAGAAGAATTAAACTGTGAAAATATTGCATTAGTAAGATTCGAGCAATTATATCCGCTTCAGACAGATGCTATTGAAGCTATCTTCAGCAAATACGAGAACAGAACACAATTGGTTTGGGCTCAGGAAGAACCAGAAAACATGGGGGCTTGGTCTTATATCCTAAGAAACTTCAGAGATACAGGAATCCAGGTTGTTTCTCCGGTACCAAGCGGTGCTCCGGCTCCAGGTAGCCACAAAATGTTTGAGAAAAACCAAAATGCAGTGATCAACAGAGTTTTCGATAGAGATGATGCGCCTGCAAAAAGACCAGTTACAGCTTAA
- a CDS encoding SRPBCC domain-containing protein — protein sequence MRIFKIITVILLLLGGAYAASMYYFVDENKNFTVEKEIDYPVDKVFAQFNNLQSFTRWNNFFTSSQSMDIDYYTPYEGQGSAISYVDSKNDTDGEMFIRYENLNKTLKYQLFEDKNENPTLVDVKFKPVSAEKTKIIWYVHTPKLSVWRRVENFWTEDRFAENITKSMVNLKNALGNKVEKDNQMAAIKYDSLMVENEEDKLLLGINVSTSNKKDALYKNIVMNYNKVYNFVTMDLGKRDDEFGYPILMTDADNYKDKEVSYFLGIPLSKKIGVSDNNFNFRSVNPSQNYVMYYKGNYEGRIKAIQQLIQKAKKDEMRFGDIRQTFIERPMEGQVVNMKLSLSVYK from the coding sequence ATGCGTATTTTTAAAATAATAACTGTAATTCTTCTTCTTTTGGGTGGAGCGTATGCTGCTTCCATGTATTATTTTGTGGATGAAAACAAAAATTTCACCGTTGAAAAAGAAATTGATTATCCGGTAGATAAAGTCTTTGCACAGTTTAATAACCTGCAGAGCTTTACCAGGTGGAATAATTTTTTCACCAGTTCACAGTCTATGGATATAGATTATTATACGCCTTATGAAGGACAGGGAAGTGCCATCAGCTACGTGGATTCTAAAAATGATACGGATGGTGAAATGTTCATCAGATATGAAAACCTCAATAAGACTTTAAAATACCAACTTTTTGAGGATAAAAATGAAAATCCAACGCTGGTTGACGTTAAATTTAAGCCTGTTTCTGCTGAAAAAACAAAAATAATCTGGTACGTACATACTCCAAAGCTATCTGTTTGGAGAAGAGTAGAAAACTTCTGGACTGAGGATCGTTTTGCTGAAAATATCACCAAAAGTATGGTGAATCTTAAAAATGCACTAGGAAATAAGGTTGAAAAAGACAATCAAATGGCTGCCATTAAGTATGACAGTCTGATGGTAGAAAATGAAGAGGATAAGCTATTGCTGGGAATTAATGTAAGTACTTCCAACAAGAAAGATGCTCTTTACAAAAATATCGTAATGAACTACAACAAGGTGTATAATTTTGTAACAATGGACCTTGGAAAAAGAGATGATGAATTCGGATATCCGATTCTGATGACCGATGCGGATAATTACAAAGACAAGGAGGTTTCTTACTTCCTCGGAATTCCACTTTCCAAGAAAATTGGGGTGTCTGACAATAACTTTAATTTTAGGTCCGTAAACCCGTCTCAAAACTACGTAATGTACTACAAAGGGAACTACGAAGGGCGAATTAAGGCCATTCAGCAGCTGATTCAGAAAGCCAAAAAAGATGAGATGCGCTTCGGAGATATCCGCCAGACCTTTATTGAACGTCCGATGGAAGGACAGGTGGTGAACATGAAGCTCTCATTATCAGTGTATAAGTGA
- a CDS encoding glucose-1-phosphate adenylyltransferase, which yields MNRNVISIVLGGGRGTRLFPLTFTRSKPAVPIAGKYRLVDIPISNCLNSGLNKILVLTQFNSASLNSHIKNSYHFDIFSKGFVDILAAEQNVENESWYQGTADAVRQSMKHLEKYDYDYILILSGDQLYQMDFREMLDFHIENGGDLTIATIPVNAKDATGFGILKSDDEGNITSFYEKPGYDTLEGLKSEVSDENKQKGKEFLASMGIYIFTKNILKKMFGEGAGDDFGKDIIPSSIGKYKTLSYQYEGYWTDIGTIESFYEANLDLCLDLPQFNLFSSSPIYTRARMLPPSKINGSYVSKAVFGDGCIIMADKIENSVIGNRTRIDKGSTIVNSYVMGADFYQNTTEIVMNDRSGRPNMGIGKYCYIEKAILDKNCYIGDNVKIIGGKHIPDGDYGTHSVQDGIVVVKKGAVLPPGTHIG from the coding sequence ATGAATCGAAATGTAATCTCTATTGTATTGGGAGGCGGCAGAGGAACAAGATTATTCCCCTTAACATTTACAAGGTCAAAACCAGCTGTACCTATCGCAGGAAAATACAGATTGGTGGATATTCCCATTTCAAACTGTCTCAATTCAGGACTGAATAAAATATTGGTATTAACCCAGTTTAATTCAGCTTCCCTAAATTCTCATATTAAGAATTCTTACCACTTTGATATCTTTAGCAAGGGCTTTGTAGATATTTTGGCTGCAGAGCAGAATGTAGAAAACGAAAGCTGGTATCAGGGAACGGCAGATGCGGTGCGTCAATCTATGAAGCATCTTGAAAAATATGACTATGATTATATTTTAATCCTATCAGGAGATCAATTGTATCAAATGGATTTTAGGGAAATGCTCGATTTTCATATCGAAAACGGAGGAGATCTTACCATTGCAACAATCCCTGTAAATGCTAAAGATGCCACTGGTTTCGGGATCTTAAAATCTGATGATGAAGGAAATATCACCTCTTTCTATGAAAAGCCGGGCTATGATACGCTGGAAGGCTTAAAATCTGAAGTTTCAGATGAAAATAAGCAAAAAGGGAAAGAGTTTTTAGCATCCATGGGAATTTATATTTTCACCAAAAATATCCTGAAAAAGATGTTTGGTGAAGGAGCTGGCGATGATTTCGGAAAAGACATTATCCCAAGTTCCATCGGAAAATATAAGACCTTAAGTTACCAGTACGAAGGATATTGGACAGATATCGGGACAATAGAATCATTCTACGAAGCCAATCTGGATCTTTGCCTGGATCTTCCGCAATTTAATCTGTTTTCTTCCTCGCCTATTTATACAAGGGCAAGGATGTTGCCACCGTCGAAAATTAATGGATCTTATGTAAGTAAGGCAGTTTTCGGAGACGGATGCATCATCATGGCAGATAAAATTGAAAACTCCGTGATTGGAAACAGAACAAGAATAGACAAAGGAAGTACCATTGTTAATTCCTATGTGATGGGGGCAGATTTCTATCAAAATACAACTGAAATTGTAATGAATGACAGAAGCGGACGCCCGAATATGGGAATAGGGAAATACTGCTATATTGAAAAAGCAATCCTTGATAAAAACTGCTATATTGGTGACAATGTAAAGATCATTGGCGGAAAGCATATTCCTGATGGAGACTACGGAACCCATTCTGTACAGGACGGAATTGTAGTGGTGAAAAAAGGAGCAGTACTTCCTCCGGGAACTCATATAGGTTAA
- a CDS encoding FEKKY domain-containing protein — protein MTRVFPFLLIIIMLSSCKKEDDGLRDGYFWLYGAGLKDMYGEEATNAISEKWKIKWVDAGGCTTGYETLKEIADANKKTLAAITRKYGKDWEARYDKDIEEYAMKRADVMDVLIVNKLFRNKLRDYNVSFDDVNNEITALKDPGKYEVTVLNPELKYENKICFRVNVDTQSRTVDLIK, from the coding sequence ATGACACGTGTTTTTCCTTTTTTACTGATCATAATCATGTTGTCTTCCTGTAAAAAAGAAGATGATGGGCTTCGTGACGGCTACTTTTGGTTGTATGGAGCAGGTCTTAAGGATATGTATGGAGAAGAAGCAACCAATGCTATATCTGAAAAGTGGAAGATAAAATGGGTAGATGCCGGAGGCTGTACCACTGGTTATGAAACACTGAAAGAAATAGCCGACGCCAATAAAAAAACTCTGGCAGCTATTACAAGAAAATATGGCAAAGACTGGGAGGCAAGATATGATAAGGATATAGAGGAGTATGCCATGAAAAGAGCCGATGTAATGGATGTTCTGATTGTAAATAAACTATTCCGGAATAAACTGAGAGATTATAATGTTTCTTTCGATGATGTAAATAATGAAATAACAGCTTTGAAAGACCCTGGGAAATATGAAGTAACTGTATTAAATCCGGAATTGAAATATGAAAATAAAATTTGTTTCAGGGTAAACGTAGATACCCAGAGTAGAACAGTTGACTTAATAAAATAA